In Quercus robur chromosome 10, dhQueRobu3.1, whole genome shotgun sequence, a genomic segment contains:
- the LOC126702632 gene encoding uncharacterized protein LOC126702632 isoform X1, with the protein MFATSSSSVTVPTLVVPHSSIVPPLSTSKTPHNSSNPIINRRNLLTISISISVTTPFTQPNSLAPPVADARGLFQMPPFRLTNRYFLVRAGESEYESLGIINTNPVAKTSMDSGLSEKGKKQIVQAAFELKAMGACEKGCWIWPSITQRAYQAAEIIASVNGVSRSYIVPEYSFLDARGLGAYEGKNLESVSEVYASDGISTTIKPPPIDDGTPNESVADVFVRVTQLMSILETQYSGDTVIIVSPDSDNLTILQAGLVGLDLRRHRDLSFGPGEVRFVDTKSIPTYKQPASAVYKCYNPPNCN; encoded by the exons ATGTTTGCAACATCTTCCTCGTCCGTTACAGTCCCAACTCTTGTTGTCCCACACTCCTCAATCGTTCCTCCATTATCAACCTCCAAAACTCCTCACAATTCCTCTAACCCCATAATAAACCGCCGGAACCTCCTCACTATCTCCATCTCTATCTCTGTCACCACCCCTTttactcaacccaattctctaGCTCCACCGGTCGCAGATGCCCGTGGCCTCTTCCAGATGCCCCCATTTCGGCTCACCAATAG GTATTTTTTGGTGAGGGCTGGGGAGTCTGAGTATGAGAGCTTGGGAATCATTAATACAAATCCAGTTGCGAAGACTTCAATGGATAGTGGGTTGTCAGAGAAAGGGAAGAAGCAGATTGTTCAGGCTGCATTTGAACTTAAGGCAATGGGGGCTTGTGAAAAAGGATGTTGGATTTGGCCTTCAATTACTCAAAGAGCTTACCAGGCAGCTGAGATCATTGCATCAGTTAATGGGGTCAGTCGAAG TTATATAGTCCCAGAATACAGCTTTCTGGATGCTCGTGGATTGGGAGCTTATGAAGGAAAAAACTTGGAATCCGTTTCAGAA GTATATGCATCAGATGGTATTTCTACAACCATCAAGCCTCCTCCTATTGATGATGGAACCCCAAATGAGAGTGTTGCAGATGTATTTGTTCGGGTAACACAACTCATGTCGATTCTTGAGACTCAATATTCTGGTGACACAGTTATTATTGTCTCACCAGACTCTGATAACTTGACAATCCTTCAAGCTGGTTTGGTTGGACTTGACCTGCGAAG GCATCGGGATCTTTCTTTTGGCCCCGGTGAAGTCCGATTTGTTGACACCAAAAGCATTCCTACTTACAAGCAGCCTGCATCTGCGGTGTATAAATGTTACAATCCACcaaattgtaattaa
- the LOC126702486 gene encoding polygalacturonase 1 beta-like protein 3 encodes MERQTNRTSFLIFFLFLLLSHFNVSHAKTTTTTETVTPISSLQVQANPFTPKASLIRYWNNHISNTLPKPQFLLSKASPLNAQDSAFFTNLASQNSLSSHFNSFCSLANLYCLFENQATTQVSIPTKDSNFTAYSNKHFENYGSSKRTGIDSFKNYSDGLNNLNDSFKKYSRSSTSHSETFTNYANNGNVADTNFTSYASAATGGSGEFKNYDKLVNVPNLQFTVYNSDSNNHKLTFSTYSDDTNSGSQAFTIYNKNGHSTPSEFNNYDGNSNTIASTFTSYGDSGKGANDSFKVYGQSGNNPHNNFKSYGNGGSSGIDSFQSYRYKANVGDNSFQSYARNSNSGKVNFANYGKSFNHGNDTFKEYGKGTVNSGTSIGFRSYSMDRTFKEYALKGVTFSEYSNFSTVTQSTIGSVRGSGSDSGSSVNRWVEPGKFFRESMLKQGNVMVMPDISDKMPKRSFLPRGILSKLPFSTLHLSEIAGIFHAREGSAMGRVLANALAECERGPSQGETKRCVGSVEDMIDFAVTVLGHNVVVRSTENVSGSKQNVTIGSVKGINGGEVTKSVSCHQSLYPYLLYYCHSVPKVRVYEADILDVESKAKINHGVAICHIDTSAWGPEHGAFVALGSSPGQIEVCHWIFENDMTWTIAD; translated from the exons atggaAAGACAAACCAATAGGACTAgttttctcatcttcttcttgttcttattACTCTCACATTTCAAT GTTTCTCATGCcaagacaacaacaacaactgaAACAGTCACACCAATCTCTTCACTCCAAGTCCAAGCCAACCCTTTCACTCCCAAAGCATCTCTCATCCGGTATTGGAACAATCACATCTCAAACACTCTCCCAAAACCGCAATTCCTTCTCTCCAAAGCCTCACCACTCAATGCTCAAGACTCAGCCTTTTTCACAAACCTCGCATCCCAAAACTCACTCTCTTCCCACTTCAACTCCTTTTGTTCCTTAGCCAATTTGTACTGTCTTTTCGAAAATCAAGCAACAACCCAAGTTTCTATCCCCACCAAAGACTCAAACTTTACTGCCTACTCCAACAAACACTTCGAAAACTATGGTTCCTCCAAGCGAACAGGGATCGACTCGTTCAAGAACTACTCAGATGGGTTAAACAACCTCAATGACTCGTTCAAAAAATACAGCAGATCCTCAACGAGTCACAGTGAAACCTTCACAAACTACGCAAACAACGGCAATGTAGCCGACACCAACTTCACCAGCTACGCCTCCGCAGCCACTGGTGGCTCCGGCGAGTTCAAGAACTACGACAAGCTCGTCAACGTGCCCAATCTCCAATTCACTGTCTATAACTCGGACTCCAACAATCACAAACTCACTTTCTCAACCTATAGCGACGACACCAACTCGGGCTCTCAAGCTTTCACCATCTACAACAAGAATGGACACTCCACACCTAGCGAGTTCAACAATTACGACGGCAATTCCAACACCATTGCTTCAACTTTCACAAGCTACGGCGATTCAGGTAAAGGTGCAAACGACTCGTTTAAAGTGTACGGTCAATCAGGTAATAACCCACATAACAATTTCAAGAGCTATGGCAATGGTGGGAGCTCAGGGATCGATAGCTTTCAAAGCTATAGATATAAAGCAAATGTGGGTGACAATTCTTTTCAATCTTATGCTAGGAATTCAAATTCCGGGAAAGTGAATTTCGCAAACTATGGGAAATCATTTAACCATGGAAATGACACATTTAAAGAGTATGGTAAAGGCACAGTTAATAGTGGTACGTCAATAGGATTCAGATCTTATAGCATGGACCGCACATTCAAGGAATACGCGTTAAAGGGTGTCACATTTTCTGAGTACAGCAATTTCAGCACTGTAACACAGAGTACTATTGGTTCTGTACGTGGTAGTGGCAGTGATAGTGGCAGTTCTGTAAATAGATGGGTGGAACCGGGCAAGTTTTTCAGGGAGTCTATGCTGAAGCAGGGAAATGTCATGGTGATGCCCGACATTAGTGACAAAATGCCCAAAAGGTCGTTTTTGCCCCGGGGCATTTTGTCGAAACTACCATTTTCGACCTTGCATTTGTCCGAGATTGCGGGGATTTTTCACGCGCGGGAGGGCTCGGCCATGGGGCGCGTGCTGGCCAACGCGCTGGCTGAGTGCGAGAGGGGTCCGAGCCAGGGTGAGACCAAGCGGTGCGTGGGCTCGGTGGAGGACATGATAGACTTTGCAGTCACGGTTTTGGGCCACAATGTGGTGGTGAGGAGCACCGAAAATGTGAGTGGGTCAAAGCAAAATGTGACGATTGGGTCAGTCAAAGGGATCAACGGTGGAGAAGTGACCAAATCGGTGTCCTGCCATCAGAGCCTGTACCCTTACCTACTGTATTATTGCCACTCTGTGCCGAAAGTTAGAGTCTATGAGGCTGACATTCTTGATGTGGAGAGCAAGGCTAAGATCAACCATGGTGTTGCCATCTGTCACATTGACACGTCAGCATGGGGCCCAGAGCATGGGGCCTTCGTGGCACTGGGGTCCAGCCCAGGACAAATTGAGGTGTGCCATTGGATCTTTGAGAATGACATGACATGGACCATTGCTGATTGA
- the LOC126702632 gene encoding uncharacterized protein LOC126702632 isoform X2, with translation MFATSSSSVTVPTLVVPHSSIVPPLSTSKTPHNSSNPIINRRNLLTISISISVTTPFTQPNSLAPPVADARGLFQMPPFRLTNRYFLVRAGESEYESLGIINTNPVAKTSMDSGLSEKGKKQIVQAAFELKAMGACEKGCWIWPSITQRAYQAAEIIASVNGVSRSYIVPEYSFLDARGLGAYEGKNLESVSEVYASDGISTTIKPPPIDDGTPNESVADVFVRVTQLMSILETQYSGDTVIIVSPDSDNLTILQAGLVGLDLRR, from the exons ATGTTTGCAACATCTTCCTCGTCCGTTACAGTCCCAACTCTTGTTGTCCCACACTCCTCAATCGTTCCTCCATTATCAACCTCCAAAACTCCTCACAATTCCTCTAACCCCATAATAAACCGCCGGAACCTCCTCACTATCTCCATCTCTATCTCTGTCACCACCCCTTttactcaacccaattctctaGCTCCACCGGTCGCAGATGCCCGTGGCCTCTTCCAGATGCCCCCATTTCGGCTCACCAATAG GTATTTTTTGGTGAGGGCTGGGGAGTCTGAGTATGAGAGCTTGGGAATCATTAATACAAATCCAGTTGCGAAGACTTCAATGGATAGTGGGTTGTCAGAGAAAGGGAAGAAGCAGATTGTTCAGGCTGCATTTGAACTTAAGGCAATGGGGGCTTGTGAAAAAGGATGTTGGATTTGGCCTTCAATTACTCAAAGAGCTTACCAGGCAGCTGAGATCATTGCATCAGTTAATGGGGTCAGTCGAAG TTATATAGTCCCAGAATACAGCTTTCTGGATGCTCGTGGATTGGGAGCTTATGAAGGAAAAAACTTGGAATCCGTTTCAGAA GTATATGCATCAGATGGTATTTCTACAACCATCAAGCCTCCTCCTATTGATGATGGAACCCCAAATGAGAGTGTTGCAGATGTATTTGTTCGGGTAACACAACTCATGTCGATTCTTGAGACTCAATATTCTGGTGACACAGTTATTATTGTCTCACCAGACTCTGATAACTTGACAATCCTTCAAGCTGGTTTGGTTGGACTTGACCTGCGAAGGTAA